In Perca flavescens isolate YP-PL-M2 chromosome 7, PFLA_1.0, whole genome shotgun sequence, the following proteins share a genomic window:
- the camk1gb gene encoding calcium/calmodulin-dependent protein kinase IGb yields the protein MDVISDLPTGTCEISDKVISPDLGEPLAGESERSSHSAESLDIPVEAPADMGRQEGDHVWKKVTENIHEVFDFMEELGSGAFSEVYMVKEKKTGKMFAMKCVKKKQKRDLNLENEIAVLRRIKHDNVVGLEDLYESSTHYYLLMELVAGGELFDRILDRGVYSEKDASSVIQQVLQAVSYLHENGIVHRDLKPENILYFSQDENSKIMISDFGLSKIVESDIMSTACGTPGYVAPEVLAQKPYSKAVDCWSIGVITYILLCGYPPFYEESETRLFSKIMKAQYEFDSPFWDDISESAKDFIRNMMQKNPSMRYSTDLALRHPWIIGETARSQDIYYSVSVQIQKNFAKSKWKQAYNAAVAISHMKKLQLAARQPSIPDIKVVDLSSPKKSHTRLDPDKLDPKLPGINGTVNGTHHMSLPASPVDAKSHYHTLKTTQSQAVPHHAPSMAEQGKNIYHSEPANLNGFGKTCNSKAVQTRVCSVM from the exons ACATCCCTGTGGAAGCGCCTGCAGACATGGGTCGTCAAGAGGGCGACCACGTGTGGAAGAAGGTCACTGAAAACATCCACGAGGTTTTCGACTTCATGGAGGAGTTGGGATC GGGGGCGTTCTCCGAGGTGTACATGGTGAAGGAGAAGAAGACGGGAAAGATGTTTGCCATGAAGTGCGTGAAGAAGAAACAGAAACGAGACCTCAATCTGGAGAATGAGATCGCCGTGTTGAGACG AATCAAACACGACAATGTGGTGGGGCTGGAGGATTTATATGAAAGTTCGACCCATTACTATCTCCTCATGGAGCT AGTTGCCGGCGGTGAGCTCTTTGACCGTATATTGGACCGGGGGGTGTACTCGGAGAAGGATGCCAGCAGCGTGATCCAGCAGGTGCTTCAGGCCGTTAGCTATCTGCATGAAAACGGCATAGTGCACCGTGACCTCAAG cCAGAGAACATCCTGTACTTCAGCCAGGATGAGAACTCCAAGATCATGATCAGTGATTTTGGGCTCTCCAAGATAGTGGAGAGCGACATCATGTCGACCGCCTGTGGCACCCCGGGATACGTAG CCCCTGAGGTTTTGGCACAGAAGCCCTACAGCAAGGCAGTGGACTGTTGGTCTATTGGAGTTATCACCTACATCTT ACTCTGTGGATATCCCCCTTTTTACGAAGAAAGTGAAACAAGACTGTTCTCGAAGATCATGAAGGCGCAGTACGAGTTTGACTCGCCCTTCTGGGATGACATTTCTGAATCTG CTAAAGATTTCATCCGTAACATGATGCAGAAGAATCCCAGCATGCGCTACTCCACTGACCTGGCGCTCAGACATCCCTG GATTATCGGAGAGACGGCCCGGAGTCAGGACATCTACTATTCCGTCAGCGTTCAGATCCAAAAGAACTTTGCCAAGTCCAAGTGGAAG CAGGCCTATAACGCTGCAGTAGCCATCAGCCACATGAAGAAGCTGCAGCTGGCCGCGAGGCAGCCCAGTATCCCAGACATCAAGGTGGTCGACTTGTCCTCCCCGAAGAAAAGCCACACACGTCTCGATCCCGACAAACTGGACCCCAAGCTGCCGGGGATCAACGGCACAGTAAACGGGACGCATCACATGTCCCTGCCCGCGAGTCCCGTGGACGCAAAGAGCCATTATCACACACTGAAGACCACTCAGAGTCAGGCCGTCCCGCATCACGCCCCCTCTATGGCTGAGCAGGGCAAGAACATCTACCACTCAGAGCCCGCCAACCTCAACGG GTTTGGTAAAACCTGTAACAGCAAGGCTGTACAGACCAGAGTGTGCTCAGTCATGTGA